GTCCGGTTGGCCATTCTGGCTCGCCAGCAATGTATAACTTCAGTTTTCAAAAACAAAAAATTGATGCAGCTTATGTGGCGTTTGACGTGACCAAGGAGCAGATGCCAGAAGCATTGAATGCCATGCGCCTTTTCAAAATGTGCGGCGGCAACGTCACGATGCCGTGTAAAAATGTAGCAGCAACTTTGATGGACGAGTTATCGCCAGCTGCCAAGATCATTGGTGCGGTGAATGTCGTTGTGAATGATGATGGCAAATTGATCGGTCACATCACGGATGGCATCGGATTTGTTCGGAATTTGCAGGAACACGAGATTGATATCAAAGGCAAGCATTTGGTGGTATTAGGTGCTGGTGGCGCCGCGACTGCCATTCAAGTCCAAGCGGCGCTAGATGGTGCAAAACAGATTACCATCTTTAATCGGCAGGATGAATTCTATTCACGTGCTGAATCGACCGCCAAAAAGTTGGCCGAGGCAGCACCTGCTGTCAAAGTAGATGTGGTTCAGTTGGAAAATACTGACAGGCTCAAAGCGGCGATTGCGGACGCCGATATTCTTGTCAACGCAACTACTGTCGGCATGAAACCAGACGATGGGGTTTCCCTTGTTGATCCGAGTTTCCTACGCGCAGATTTGGTGGTGGCTGACACGGTATACAATCCTTTGAAGACAAAGTTGATTGAAGATGCTGAAAAAGTTGGCGCAAAAACAGCACCGGGTAAAGGCATGCTACTTTGGCAAGGCGCAGCCGGATATCAATTGTGGACTGGTCAGGACATGCCGGTGAAGGCATATCAGGCATTTGAAGAAGAGCGTGAACCAGACCGGTTAGAAACCGGAGTGTAAGCGGGCCTGAACGTGATGGCCGGGTTTTGGGCATTACGT
This genomic window from Lacticaseibacillus paracasei subsp. paracasei contains:
- the aroE gene encoding shikimate dehydrogenase codes for the protein METWISGATGLLCLLGSPVGHSGSPAMYNFSFQKQKIDAAYVAFDVTKEQMPEALNAMRLFKMCGGNVTMPCKNVAATLMDELSPAAKIIGAVNVVVNDDGKLIGHITDGIGFVRNLQEHEIDIKGKHLVVLGAGGAATAIQVQAALDGAKQITIFNRQDEFYSRAESTAKKLAEAAPAVKVDVVQLENTDRLKAAIADADILVNATTVGMKPDDGVSLVDPSFLRADLVVADTVYNPLKTKLIEDAEKVGAKTAPGKGMLLWQGAAGYQLWTGQDMPVKAYQAFEEEREPDRLETGV